The following coding sequences lie in one Palaemon carinicauda isolate YSFRI2023 chromosome 7, ASM3689809v2, whole genome shotgun sequence genomic window:
- the LOC137643466 gene encoding probable protein BRICK1-B, whose amino-acid sequence METWNYSDTVLEPARTNRKAAMSARNQVITQQISKDWVNREYIEVITSNIKRIAEFLNSFDMSCRSKLSQLNEKLTTLERRIEYLEARVTKGETLN is encoded by the exons tTGGAACCAGCTCGCACAAATCGCAAAGCAGCCATGTCGGCACGGAATCAAGTCATCACTCAGCAGATTAGTAAAGACTGGGTGAACAGAGAATATATTGAG GTTATTACAAGTAATATCAAGAGGATAGCGGAATTTCTTAACAGTTTTGATATGTCGTGCAGGTCTAAGCTTAGTCAACTAAACGAAAAGCTAACAACACTGGAACGGAGAATCGAGTACCTCGAGGCAAGAGTTACAAAAGGTGAAACTTTAAATTGA